One genomic window of Pungitius pungitius chromosome 11, fPunPun2.1, whole genome shotgun sequence includes the following:
- the eva1ba gene encoding eva-1 homolog Ba — protein MDVKKKEMDLLSNSIAAYAHIKANPESFGLYFVLGVCFGLVLTLCLLVIRISCRPRTSLAAAPAAAALEKKHHKGLGEDEEDEESDDEDEDEGEDGADVDAAAAPPPCTEIPTAGRGGQPNGALSVNVFASAEELERAQRLEERERIIREIWRNGQPDVLGSGTGTIGRVHYY, from the exons ATGGACGTGAAGAAAAAAGAGATGGACCTCTTGAGCAACAGCATCGCGGCGTATGCACACATCAAAG cAAACCCAGAGAGCTTCGGCCTTTACTTCGTGCTCGGGGTGTGCTTCGGCCTGGTGCTGACGCTCTGCCTCCTCGTCATCCGCATCTCCTGCAGGCCACGGACCAGCctcgccgccgcccccgccgccgccgcgctggAGAAAAAGCACCACAAGGGCCTcggcgaggacgaggaggacgaggagagcgacgacgaggacgaggacgagggcgAAGACGGGGCCGACGTGGATGCGgcggccgcccccccgccctgcaCCGAAATCCCCACGGCCGGCCGCGGCGGCCAACCCAACGGGGCGCTGAGCGTCAACGTGTTCGCCTCGGCCGAGGAGCTGGAGCGGGCCCAGcggctggaggagagggagcgcaTCATCCGCGAGATCTGGAGGAACGGCCAGCCCGACGTGCTGGGCTCGGGGACAGGCACCATCGGCAGGGTGCACTACTACTGA